The following proteins come from a genomic window of Halictus rubicundus isolate RS-2024b chromosome 8, iyHalRubi1_principal, whole genome shotgun sequence:
- the Stck gene encoding LIM zinc finger domain containing stck isoform X1: MPGVTEMSLDHMFCSRCRDGFVAHEKIVNSHGELWHPQCFVCAQCFRPFPDGIFYEFEGYKYCEHDFHVLFAPCCEKCGEFVIGRVIKAMNANWHPGCFRCEECDGELADAGFIKCQGRALCHTCNARVKAGALGKYICHQCHGVIDDKPLRFRGELYHPYHFNCTACGIELNSDAREVNSRPGYAANEMNELYCLRCHDKMGIPICGACRRPIEERVVTALGKHWHVEHFVCAKCEKPFLGHRHYEKKGLAYCETHYHQLFGNLCFVCNQVIAGDVFTALNKAWCVHHFACAFCDQKMNQKTKFFEFDLKPACKKCYDKFPQELKKRMRRMYDLNPKKLPA; the protein is encoded by the exons ATGCCAGG TGTTACAGAAATGTCTTTGGATCACATGTTCTGTTCCCGATGCAGAGATGGGTTTGTTGcacatgaaaaaattgttaattcaCATGGGGAACTGTGGCATCCTCAATGTTTTGT atGTGCACAATGTTTTCGACCATTCCCTGATggaatattttatgaatttgaaGGATATAAATATTGTGAACATGATTTTCATGTTTTATTTGCTCCCTGTTGTGAAAAATGTG GAGAATTTGTTATTGGTCGTGTAATAAAAGCAATGAATGCCAATTGGCATCCAGGATGTTTCCGTTGTGAAGAATGCGATGGTGAATTAGCAGATGCAGGATTTATTAAATGTCAGGGTAGAGCTTTATGTCACACCTGCAATGCTCGTGTGAAAGCAGGGGCACTTGGAAAATACATTTGTCATCAATGCCA CGGCGTTATCGATGACAAGCCCTTACGTTTCCGTGGAGAATTATATCATCCTTACCATTTCAATTGTACAGCTTGTGGCATAGAGCTTAATTCCGATGCTAGAGAAGTTAATTCTAGACCAGGTTATGCTGCTAATGAAATG aATGAATTATATTGTCTGCGATGTCATGATAAAATGGGAATTCCAATCTGTGGTGCATGCAGACGCCCGATTGAAGAGCGTGTAGTTACTGCATTAGGTAAACACTGGCATGTTGAGCACTTTGTTTGTGCAAAATGTGAAAAACCATTTTTAGGCCATAGACACTACGAAAAAAAAGGTCTGGCTTATTGCGAAACACATTATCACCAACTATTTGGGAATCTGTGTTTTGTCTGCAATCAAGTAATAGCTGGTGATG TTTTTACGGCCCTAAATAAAGCATGGTGCGTTCATCATTTTGCGTGCGCTTTTTGTGATCAAAAAATGAATCAGAAAACTAAGTTTTTCGAATTTGATCTAAAACCAGCTTGCAAAAAATGTTACGACAAATTTCCACAAGAATTAAAAAAACGCATGCGCCGAATGTATGATTTAAATCCCAAAAAACTACCAGCTTAA
- the Stck gene encoding LIM zinc finger domain containing stck isoform X2 produces MSLDHMFCSRCRDGFVAHEKIVNSHGELWHPQCFVCAQCFRPFPDGIFYEFEGYKYCEHDFHVLFAPCCEKCGEFVIGRVIKAMNANWHPGCFRCEECDGELADAGFIKCQGRALCHTCNARVKAGALGKYICHQCHGVIDDKPLRFRGELYHPYHFNCTACGIELNSDAREVNSRPGYAANEMNELYCLRCHDKMGIPICGACRRPIEERVVTALGKHWHVEHFVCAKCEKPFLGHRHYEKKGLAYCETHYHQLFGNLCFVCNQVIAGDVFTALNKAWCVHHFACAFCDQKMNQKTKFFEFDLKPACKKCYDKFPQELKKRMRRMYDLNPKKLPA; encoded by the exons ATGTCTTTGGATCACATGTTCTGTTCCCGATGCAGAGATGGGTTTGTTGcacatgaaaaaattgttaattcaCATGGGGAACTGTGGCATCCTCAATGTTTTGT atGTGCACAATGTTTTCGACCATTCCCTGATggaatattttatgaatttgaaGGATATAAATATTGTGAACATGATTTTCATGTTTTATTTGCTCCCTGTTGTGAAAAATGTG GAGAATTTGTTATTGGTCGTGTAATAAAAGCAATGAATGCCAATTGGCATCCAGGATGTTTCCGTTGTGAAGAATGCGATGGTGAATTAGCAGATGCAGGATTTATTAAATGTCAGGGTAGAGCTTTATGTCACACCTGCAATGCTCGTGTGAAAGCAGGGGCACTTGGAAAATACATTTGTCATCAATGCCA CGGCGTTATCGATGACAAGCCCTTACGTTTCCGTGGAGAATTATATCATCCTTACCATTTCAATTGTACAGCTTGTGGCATAGAGCTTAATTCCGATGCTAGAGAAGTTAATTCTAGACCAGGTTATGCTGCTAATGAAATG aATGAATTATATTGTCTGCGATGTCATGATAAAATGGGAATTCCAATCTGTGGTGCATGCAGACGCCCGATTGAAGAGCGTGTAGTTACTGCATTAGGTAAACACTGGCATGTTGAGCACTTTGTTTGTGCAAAATGTGAAAAACCATTTTTAGGCCATAGACACTACGAAAAAAAAGGTCTGGCTTATTGCGAAACACATTATCACCAACTATTTGGGAATCTGTGTTTTGTCTGCAATCAAGTAATAGCTGGTGATG TTTTTACGGCCCTAAATAAAGCATGGTGCGTTCATCATTTTGCGTGCGCTTTTTGTGATCAAAAAATGAATCAGAAAACTAAGTTTTTCGAATTTGATCTAAAACCAGCTTGCAAAAAATGTTACGACAAATTTCCACAAGAATTAAAAAAACGCATGCGCCGAATGTATGATTTAAATCCCAAAAAACTACCAGCTTAA